The Octadecabacter arcticus 238 genome contains a region encoding:
- a CDS encoding Fur family transcriptional regulator, giving the protein MASPYPPKTAPFAAHDHSHCIASALSAAQSTCAEAELRLTPVRLRTLEILLEAHEALGAYEVLARLDADGFGSKPPVAYRALTFLVDAGLAHRIERLNAFVACVHPGQDHDPAFLICKSCGTVAEGEAAGAMQSSAAAVGFQIERTTVEATGICPACQE; this is encoded by the coding sequence ATGGCATCCCCGTATCCGCCCAAAACCGCCCCCTTCGCCGCGCATGACCATAGCCATTGCATCGCATCCGCCTTGTCTGCAGCACAATCGACTTGCGCCGAAGCTGAGCTGCGCCTGACGCCTGTGCGTCTGCGAACGCTGGAAATCTTGCTCGAGGCGCACGAAGCCTTGGGCGCCTATGAGGTGCTGGCGCGGCTTGACGCGGATGGATTCGGCTCCAAACCACCCGTCGCCTACCGCGCCCTTACATTCCTTGTGGACGCAGGGTTGGCGCACCGGATCGAACGGCTGAACGCCTTTGTCGCCTGTGTTCACCCCGGCCAAGACCACGATCCCGCGTTCCTGATCTGCAAAAGCTGCGGCACCGTCGCAGAAGGCGAAGCGGCGGGTGCCATGCAATCCTCAGCCGCCGCTGTGGGCTTTCAAATCGAACGGACCACCGTCGAAGCCACGGGCATCTGCCCCGCC